The sequence below is a genomic window from Variovorax paradoxus B4.
CGTGCAGCAGGACCAGTTCGCAGCCATTGCCGTCAGGCTCGATGCGCACCGTGACGCGCGACTCGCGCTCCGGGGTGCTGCGCCAGGCCCAGCTGAAGACCAGCTTGCGGTTGGTCACGAGTTCCTGGTAGACGCCGCTCACGTCGTGCGTCTCTCCATCGGCCGCGAGCATGGCCACCCGAAAGCGGCCGCCCACGCGCAGGTCGACTTCGGCCAGCGGCACGGAAACGATCTCGTCCGGGCCGAACCAGGCCTTCAGCGCTTGCGGGTCGGTCCACGCGCGCCAGACTTTTTCGGGGGCGACGGGGTAGTGCCTGCGGAGGGTAAGCGAGGGTCGCTCGGTGCGGGGGGCGGCAGGTTTTGCCATTCGGTCTCCTCCTGGTGGTAGAGAAAGCGCGCCAACGCGTCGAGGCGCCCGGTCCAGAATTTCTCATAGCGCGACAACCA
It includes:
- a CDS encoding SRPBCC family protein, whose product is MAKPAAPRTERPSLTLRRHYPVAPEKVWRAWTDPQALKAWFGPDEIVSVPLAEVDLRVGGRFRVAMLAADGETHDVSGVYQELVTNRKLVFSWAWRSTPERESRVTVRIEPDGNGCELVLLHEQFFDEAAREGHSHGWTGAMVKLGKWLAQQQGA